A stretch of the Clostridium fungisolvens genome encodes the following:
- a CDS encoding LytR/AlgR family response regulator transcription factor, producing the protein MKAIIVEDEFLAREELKYFITNYSEIEIIDEFEDGIEVLKFIQNNEVDIIFMDINIRSLDGVLLAKSISKFSKKPYIVFITAYREHAAEAFEIEAFDYILKPYSESRIVSMLKKLENLNNHKENNSHKTNIQNKINLWKNEKILVVDTNDIYYCIAEERITHVFTKKDAYSVNLGIAEFYDSLPKDIFFRCHRSYIVNINKIREIIPWFNNTYNLKLQDIDYQIPVSRSNIKEFKQLMNI; encoded by the coding sequence ATGAAAGCTATAATAGTTGAAGATGAGTTTTTAGCAAGAGAAGAACTTAAGTATTTTATTACAAACTATAGCGAAATAGAAATAATAGATGAATTTGAAGATGGAATAGAAGTACTTAAATTTATTCAAAATAATGAAGTTGATATTATATTCATGGATATAAATATACGATCATTAGATGGTGTACTACTTGCAAAAAGTATAAGCAAGTTTTCTAAAAAACCATACATAGTTTTTATAACAGCTTACAGAGAACATGCTGCTGAAGCTTTTGAAATAGAAGCTTTTGATTATATCCTAAAGCCTTATTCAGAATCCAGAATTGTATCTATGTTAAAAAAATTGGAGAATCTTAATAATCATAAAGAAAATAACTCACACAAAACTAATATACAAAATAAGATAAACTTATGGAAAAATGAAAAAATACTAGTGGTAGATACTAATGATATATATTATTGCATTGCTGAGGAACGAATAACCCATGTTTTTACAAAGAAGGATGCATATTCAGTAAACCTAGGTATAGCTGAATTCTATGACAGCCTTCCAAAAGATATTTTCTTCAGATGTCATAGATCTTATATTGTTAATATAAATAAAATAAGAGAAATAATCCCCTGGTTTAATAACACTTATAATCTAAAACTCCAAGATATAGATTATCAAATCCCTGTAAGTAGAAGTAACATAAAAGAGTTCAAACAGCTTATGAATATATAA
- a CDS encoding sensor histidine kinase, giving the protein MNYVYNILVQFVDRIALLLMCLFVITRLRGFREIFHSGNYSKKDYVILCIVFSLLAILANYTGLNVEGSLVNVRIITVVSGGIIFGPVVGIVSGVISGVHRYLIDIGGITSIPCLISSITAGIISGYINKRIQRNYRWIAGIIAGAFSETITMLLILLLSRPLSLGLDIVSKIALPMILGQISVGFIVQLIQSIEDDKERIAAKQAKLSLDIANKTLPYFRNINSDSLNKICTIIRDDIKADAVSITDTNNILAYIGVGKEYYNIGHEIIPEETKEAINSDKIIIRNNGLQDKSLMLKSAIIIPLKVKNEVIGALKIYYKTSHRITYSLQALAVGLSQIISTLMEVSKVEQMKTMANKAELKALQRQINPHFLFNALNAITSFIRIDSNKARELIINLASYLRYNLELNSEFIDIKKELKQVKDYVEIEKARFGNKLNIIYHIDDVDIKIPSLTIQPLVENAIIHGILKDKEAGTVQIIVEDKIEKVKISIIDNGIGISEETIENIYNDAVPKNKIGLYNVHSRIKLIYGEGLIIKRLEKGTKIEFYINRAQVRYPNESYNS; this is encoded by the coding sequence TTGAATTATGTATATAACATATTAGTTCAATTTGTGGATAGAATAGCACTACTACTTATGTGTTTATTTGTTATAACAAGACTTAGAGGTTTTAGAGAAATATTTCATAGTGGCAATTATAGCAAAAAGGACTATGTAATTTTATGTATAGTATTTTCTCTACTTGCCATACTGGCCAATTATACAGGACTTAATGTTGAAGGCTCGCTGGTAAATGTTCGAATAATAACTGTAGTGTCTGGAGGTATAATATTTGGTCCAGTGGTTGGAATTGTATCTGGCGTAATATCTGGTGTCCATAGATATTTAATAGATATAGGAGGTATAACTTCAATTCCATGTCTTATAAGCAGTATAACCGCCGGAATAATATCTGGATATATTAATAAAAGAATTCAACGGAACTACAGATGGATAGCTGGAATAATAGCAGGGGCCTTTTCTGAGACCATTACAATGCTTCTTATACTTTTATTAAGCAGGCCTCTTTCTTTAGGACTTGATATAGTATCTAAAATTGCGTTACCAATGATATTAGGACAAATAAGTGTAGGCTTTATTGTTCAATTAATTCAGAGTATAGAGGATGATAAGGAAAGAATAGCTGCTAAACAAGCAAAACTGTCACTAGATATAGCTAATAAAACTCTCCCTTATTTTAGAAATATAAATAGTGATTCCTTAAATAAGATATGTACTATTATAAGAGATGATATTAAGGCTGATGCTGTATCAATAACTGATACAAATAATATATTAGCTTATATTGGAGTTGGGAAAGAATACTACAACATTGGGCACGAAATAATACCTGAAGAAACTAAAGAAGCTATAAATAGCGATAAAATAATTATAAGAAATAATGGTCTACAAGATAAAAGCTTAATGTTAAAATCTGCAATTATAATACCTCTTAAAGTAAAGAACGAAGTTATTGGAGCTTTAAAAATATATTATAAAACCTCTCATAGGATAACCTATTCTCTACAAGCTCTTGCTGTTGGCCTTTCTCAAATTATATCGACTCTAATGGAAGTATCAAAGGTTGAACAAATGAAAACAATGGCTAATAAGGCAGAACTTAAAGCTCTTCAAAGGCAGATAAATCCACATTTTTTATTTAATGCTCTAAATGCTATAACTTCTTTTATTAGGATAGACTCAAATAAAGCAAGAGAACTTATAATAAATCTAGCCAGCTACTTAAGATATAATTTAGAGTTAAACAGTGAATTTATAGATATAAAAAAAGAATTGAAACAAGTTAAAGATTATGTAGAAATTGAAAAGGCTCGATTTGGAAATAAATTAAATATAATTTATCATATCGATGATGTAGATATAAAAATACCAAGTCTTACAATACAACCTCTAGTAGAAAACGCCATAATTCATGGTATTTTAAAAGATAAGGAAGCAGGCACAGTACAAATTATTGTAGAAGATAAAATTGAAAAAGTTAAGATTTCTATAATAGATAATGGTATAGGAATAAGTGAAGAGACAATTGAAAATATCTATAATGATGCTGTTCCTAAAAACAAAATAGGACTTTACAATGTACATTCGAGAATTAAACTTATTTATGGAGAGGGACTTATTATAAAAAGATTAGAAAAAGGAACAAAAATAGAATTTTACATAAATAGAGCGCAGGTGAGGTATCCAAATGAAAGCTATAATAGTTGA
- a CDS encoding PTS sugar transporter subunit IIB, whose protein sequence is MQTFYSWFSTAYFLTCLLVTKMEKAAKEQGIEATIWKVSTDAADSNMAKADVVLIGPQIRFQLKEMKKKGEKYNIQVEAIPSMDYGMCNGPSVLKFAMDLINNK, encoded by the coding sequence ATGCAAACATTTTATTCTTGGTTTTCAACTGCATATTTTCTAACTTGTTTACTAGTTACAAAAATGGAGAAAGCAGCTAAAGAACAAGGTATAGAAGCAACTATTTGGAAAGTATCAACTGATGCAGCTGATTCAAATATGGCAAAAGCAGATGTAGTATTAATAGGACCACAAATTCGTTTTCAGCTTAAAGAAATGAAGAAAAAAGGAGAGAAATATAATATTCAAGTAGAAGCTATTCCTTCTATGGATTATGGTATGTGTAATGGTCCAAGCGTCTTAAAGTTTGCAATGGATTTAATAAATAATAAATAA
- a CDS encoding class I SAM-dependent methyltransferase, with product MTKELEKHYNKFCEDKRLTRRHGQVEYITSMKYIHQCLENKPNAKILDVGAGTGRYSVQLAKEGYDVTAVELVKHNLGVLKSKGSTVKAYQGTALDLSRFSENTFDMTLVFGPMYHLYKFEDKVKALQEAKRVTKVGGVILVAYLMNEYSVITYGFKENNIRTSIENGKLSEDFHVLSEPEDLYDYVRIDDINKLNEEVGLQRLKLIAADGPANYMRPTLNAMDEETFEIFIKYHLTTCERPDLLGASAHTLDILIK from the coding sequence ATGACTAAGGAATTAGAGAAACACTATAATAAATTTTGTGAAGATAAAAGATTAACGAGAAGGCATGGTCAAGTTGAGTATATTACTTCTATGAAATATATTCATCAGTGTTTGGAAAATAAACCTAATGCAAAAATTTTAGATGTTGGTGCGGGAACTGGTAGATATTCTGTACAACTTGCAAAGGAGGGCTATGATGTTACAGCAGTTGAACTTGTAAAGCACAATCTAGGTGTCTTAAAATCAAAAGGAAGTACAGTAAAAGCATATCAGGGAACGGCATTAGATTTATCAAGATTTTCAGAAAATACTTTTGATATGACTTTGGTGTTTGGACCAATGTATCATTTATATAAATTTGAAGATAAAGTAAAGGCTTTACAAGAGGCAAAAAGAGTAACTAAGGTTGGAGGAGTTATATTAGTAGCTTACTTAATGAATGAGTATAGTGTAATAACATATGGATTTAAGGAAAATAACATTCGAACAAGTATTGAAAATGGGAAGCTTAGCGAAGATTTTCATGTTTTATCAGAGCCAGAAGATCTATATGATTATGTAAGAATAGATGATATCAACAAACTGAATGAGGAAGTTGGACTGCAAAGGCTAAAATTAATTGCAGCTGATGGACCAGCTAATTATATGAGACCTACTCTGAATGCTATGGATGAGGAAACCTTTGAGATTTTTATTAAATATCATCTTACTACCTGTGAAAGGCCTGATTTATTGGGGGCAAGCGCACATACTTTAGATATTTTAATAAAGTAA
- a CDS encoding DUF3243 domain-containing protein: MAILEDWTEWKNTLGNAVELGENIGMSDNTITNIAEKVGTFLANNVDPRNPEERLLKEMWDASDINDKNVLAKLIVRITAK, from the coding sequence ATGGCAATCTTAGAAGATTGGACTGAATGGAAAAACACTTTAGGCAATGCCGTTGAATTAGGAGAAAATATTGGTATGTCCGATAACACAATAACTAATATTGCTGAAAAAGTAGGTACATTTTTAGCTAATAATGTTGACCCTAGAAATCCAGAAGAAAGATTACTTAAAGAGATGTGGGATGCCTCAGACATCAATGATAAAAATGTTCTTGCTAAACTAATTGTAAGAATAACTGCTAAATAG
- the asnB gene encoding asparagine synthase B, with protein MCTIMCYTGNDMKHEKFAEALQRTELRGPDMTEILTLPSGILGFQRLAIMDLSFSGMQPFTRKTDASICNGEIYGFRKLKEDLIAKGHKFISDSDCEILLPMYLEYGLDMFSMLDAEYACVIYDGEKDTFIAARDPIGIRPLFYGYSQSGKIMFASEAKNLVGLTHKIMPFPPGHYYADGKFTCYCDIAEVEGEYCKDDLEVICSNIHDKLVAAIEKRMDADAPVGFLLSGGLDSSLVCSIAQKMYPDKPIRTFAIGMTEDAIDLKYAQEVADYIHSDHTVVYMTKEEVLESFEYVIKLLGTYDITTIRASIGMYLICKKIHEISDVRVLLTGEISDELFGYKYTDFAPNAAEFQKESQKRIRELFMYDVLRADRCIASNSLEARVPFGDLDFVKYVMAIDPEKKLNTYNMGKYLLRHAFEGDYLPNSILYREKAAFSDAVGHSMVDYLKEYAEAYYTDNEFEKLCEKYKYHAKPFTKESLLYREMFEKYYPGQAEMIEDFWMPNKEWEGCAVNDPSARVLSNYGDSGK; from the coding sequence ATGTGTACAATTATGTGTTATACAGGAAATGATATGAAACACGAAAAATTTGCTGAGGCATTACAAAGAACTGAGCTTAGAGGACCAGATATGACTGAAATCCTTACTCTACCATCTGGTATCTTAGGTTTTCAGAGACTTGCAATCATGGATTTAAGTTTTAGCGGAATGCAGCCATTCACAAGAAAAACAGATGCATCTATCTGCAATGGTGAAATATACGGCTTCCGTAAGCTTAAAGAGGATTTAATAGCTAAAGGACATAAGTTTATCTCTGATAGTGATTGTGAGATATTGCTTCCAATGTATTTAGAGTATGGACTAGATATGTTTTCAATGTTAGATGCAGAATATGCTTGCGTTATCTACGATGGAGAAAAGGACACTTTCATTGCAGCAAGAGATCCAATCGGAATCAGACCTTTATTCTACGGATATTCGCAGTCAGGTAAAATAATGTTTGCAAGTGAAGCAAAAAACTTAGTTGGTCTTACACACAAGATTATGCCATTCCCACCAGGACATTATTATGCTGACGGTAAATTCACATGCTACTGCGATATTGCAGAAGTAGAAGGTGAATACTGCAAGGATGACTTAGAAGTTATTTGTAGTAACATTCATGACAAATTAGTAGCTGCTATAGAAAAACGTATGGATGCTGATGCTCCTGTAGGTTTCTTATTAAGTGGTGGTTTAGATAGTTCATTAGTATGTTCAATTGCTCAAAAAATGTATCCAGACAAACCAATTAGAACTTTTGCAATAGGTATGACTGAAGATGCAATAGACTTAAAGTATGCTCAAGAAGTTGCAGATTACATTCATAGTGATCATACTGTTGTTTATATGACAAAAGAAGAAGTTCTTGAATCCTTTGAGTACGTTATTAAACTTCTTGGAACTTATGATATTACTACAATAAGAGCAAGTATTGGAATGTATCTAATCTGCAAGAAAATACATGAGATTTCTGATGTTAGAGTTCTTTTAACTGGTGAAATTTCCGACGAATTATTTGGATATAAGTACACTGATTTTGCTCCAAATGCAGCAGAATTCCAAAAAGAATCTCAAAAGAGAATTAGAGAACTATTTATGTATGACGTACTTCGTGCAGACCGTTGTATCGCCTCAAACTCTTTAGAAGCAAGAGTACCTTTTGGTGATTTGGACTTCGTAAAATATGTTATGGCTATTGATCCTGAAAAGAAATTAAACACATACAACATGGGTAAATACCTTTTAAGACATGCCTTCGAAGGTGATTATCTTCCAAACAGCATCTTATACCGTGAAAAAGCAGCTTTTAGTGATGCTGTAGGACATTCAATGGTAGACTATTTGAAAGAATATGCAGAAGCATATTATACTGATAACGAATTTGAAAAACTATGTGAAAAATATAAATATCACGCTAAACCATTCACAAAGGAATCCTTATTATACAGAGAAATGTTTGAAAAATACTATCCTGGCCAAGCAGAAATGATTGAAGATTTCTGGATGCCAAACAAGGAATGGGAAGGTTGTGCCGTTAACGATCCTAGTGCTAGAGTATTATCAAACTATGGTGACAGTGGTAAATAA
- a CDS encoding sensor histidine kinase — protein sequence MFNDKNSTSNDMIELITVIKLGSFGFILMIIINQILQYDNTQPLIIFNKQFYLLMFFIIILLISIYILWSQFYFKIWKLKKLKRIQIIEGYVFLLVSSILIVFSKSYDSDYKYLLIFGVITVTLELGKKQGIIMASVSSFTLLAIDLIFAPHLTVNIYFENDLTYTSSFFVVAWVLGQYVQIERERREALEQQLSEQLKEHENIMEMLSKDDTLSNLLIENSPDAIFIQSKDCLIYANENALELLGYYSLEELQDKSILDFEVSDDIKKLELMYSSLYKNQRDKVSFEDTIVNTNGEAVTVQNTSTYYLFKGQPSILTVMRDIRPVVIANKLRKDVIKNIEKLNETIEENKLVTEFFSNISHELKTPLNIIFSSLQMLDLYNNSFDADIIVKKKNYILAMKQNSYRLLRLINNLLDITKYDSGYITLHMKNENIVSYVEDITMSILIYAENKGVEIIFDTDIEEKIIAFDIEKIERIILNLLSNALKFTDRGGSIYVTISSDENNVIISVKDTGIGIPADKKEQIFERFSQVDKSFRRNNEGTGIGLSIVKSFVKLHGGNIKLNSELGKGSEFIIALPAIQTEETDCEASEIRSNIQERINLELSDIYSTIN from the coding sequence ATGTTTAACGATAAGAACAGTACAAGCAATGATATGATTGAACTTATTACAGTAATAAAATTAGGTTCTTTTGGTTTCATATTGATGATAATTATAAATCAGATTTTACAATATGATAATACTCAACCATTAATTATCTTCAATAAACAATTCTATTTATTAATGTTCTTTATCATCATATTGTTAATTTCTATTTATATATTATGGTCTCAATTCTATTTTAAAATATGGAAATTAAAAAAACTTAAAAGAATTCAAATCATAGAAGGATATGTTTTTTTATTAGTATCATCAATTCTAATTGTATTTTCAAAGTCATATGATAGCGATTATAAATACTTATTAATCTTTGGAGTCATCACTGTAACTTTAGAATTAGGTAAAAAGCAAGGAATAATTATGGCTTCAGTGTCCTCTTTTACTTTACTAGCAATTGACTTGATTTTCGCTCCTCATCTGACTGTGAATATATATTTCGAAAACGATTTGACATATACTTCTAGTTTTTTTGTTGTAGCATGGGTGTTAGGACAATATGTCCAAATCGAAAGAGAAAGAAGGGAAGCATTAGAGCAACAATTAAGCGAACAATTGAAAGAACATGAAAACATTATGGAAATGCTCTCCAAAGATGACACTCTTAGCAATCTATTAATCGAAAACTCTCCTGATGCAATCTTTATTCAATCTAAGGATTGTCTCATTTATGCTAATGAAAATGCTTTAGAACTATTAGGATATTATTCATTGGAAGAATTACAAGATAAAAGTATTCTTGACTTTGAAGTATCTGATGATATAAAAAAATTAGAACTAATGTATTCATCCTTATATAAAAACCAGAGAGATAAAGTTTCATTTGAAGATACCATTGTAAACACAAATGGTGAGGCAGTTACAGTTCAAAATACATCTACATATTACTTATTTAAGGGGCAGCCCTCTATCCTCACTGTAATGAGAGATATTCGTCCCGTAGTCATAGCAAATAAGCTCAGAAAAGATGTAATAAAAAATATAGAAAAGCTAAATGAAACCATAGAAGAAAATAAACTAGTAACAGAATTTTTTTCTAATATATCTCACGAACTAAAAACACCTTTAAATATTATATTCTCATCGCTTCAAATGCTTGATCTCTATAACAATAGTTTTGATGCTGATATAATTGTAAAGAAAAAAAACTATATTTTAGCTATGAAGCAAAACAGCTATAGGCTACTTAGATTAATAAATAATCTTTTAGATATAACAAAGTATGATTCAGGTTACATTACACTTCATATGAAAAATGAGAACATAGTCAGTTATGTAGAAGATATTACTATGTCAATTTTAATCTATGCAGAAAATAAAGGAGTTGAAATCATCTTCGATACGGATATTGAGGAGAAAATAATTGCTTTTGATATAGAAAAAATAGAAAGAATAATCCTAAATTTACTTTCAAATGCTTTAAAGTTTACCGATCGTGGAGGAAGTATCTATGTAACCATAAGTTCTGATGAAAATAATGTTATCATTTCTGTAAAAGATACTGGAATAGGGATACCTGCTGATAAAAAAGAACAAATATTTGAGAGATTTTCACAAGTGGATAAGTCTTTTAGGCGAAATAATGAGGGCACTGGTATAGGTCTATCTATCGTCAAATCCTTCGTAAAGCTTCACGGAGGAAATATAAAACTCAATAGTGAGCTTGGAAAAGGAAGCGAGTTTATTATAGCCCTTCCAGCAATTCAAACAGAAGAAACTGATTGTGAAGCGAGTGAAATTCGAAGCAATATACAAGAGAGAATTAACCTAGAACTATCAGACATATACTCAACAATAAACTAA
- a CDS encoding methyl-accepting chemotaxis protein, translating to MKIKTIKKKLILTFILIILVPMCTTGIISNVILYNNLKASYVSSIEKSVTGVNNVIDESYNGYEATLSQITEDSVVKAALSNPGGALVKKELTGVINSNPKILNAYVATEDKGMYIFPETKLPEGYNPTEKSWYKDTMSNDMILWQDAYKDVATGKIVVTATKKIVDDSGKAVGVAGIDIDITNIAVLFKSTKIEKTGEILLLDRTGIVLATQNKDLLGKNLNPDRVNTNADTKDQKVEDAFSDKNEMSWVKPLLEGKSNFVQVKFNGTNKFIYYISNEKSGWKLLGMMDTSEVYSKVLSNVLILGGFFVLFILAALMVGLWISKSLTRPINHLKEAMKKGEAGDLTVVTSINSSDELGELGGRFSNMISSVKNLVMSVKSSADNVLSFSEDLTKRAEEVTSSSEEIARVIDEISKGVQEQAYEVDKASEIATEFNNNLSKIKDYNNKINIESKEMESSSEKTMVAFKELKAKNESTINGVSHISESIGVLVKETEDIGQILSTILNIASQTNLLALNAAIEAARAGESGKGFAVVAEEVRMLAEQSGESAVNIRNIITRVIDTTKTAAVSMDNIKADVEKQNSAMSTTEQSFVSLSESIESIIEKITSMNQSIELMLTNSGILTSNIHNISFVSEQSAAAAEEVNASVSNQLNDMQNVKAQADELYNLAQALEKLIEKFQV from the coding sequence ATGAAAATTAAAACTATCAAGAAAAAACTTATACTAACCTTTATATTAATAATATTAGTGCCTATGTGTACTACCGGTATTATTTCTAATGTTATACTTTATAATAATCTTAAAGCTTCTTATGTTAGCTCCATAGAAAAATCGGTGACCGGTGTAAATAATGTTATAGACGAAAGCTATAACGGCTATGAAGCGACGTTATCCCAAATTACAGAAGACTCTGTAGTAAAGGCTGCTCTGTCAAATCCTGGTGGAGCTTTAGTGAAAAAAGAGCTTACAGGAGTAATTAATAGCAATCCTAAAATTCTAAATGCTTATGTTGCAACCGAAGATAAAGGAATGTATATATTCCCTGAAACAAAGCTTCCAGAAGGGTACAATCCCACGGAAAAATCTTGGTATAAGGATACAATGTCAAATGATATGATACTTTGGCAGGATGCTTATAAGGATGTGGCAACCGGTAAGATTGTGGTGACAGCTACAAAAAAGATAGTAGATGATTCGGGGAAAGCTGTAGGGGTCGCTGGAATAGATATTGATATAACTAATATAGCGGTATTGTTTAAGAGCACTAAAATTGAAAAAACAGGTGAGATATTGCTATTGGATAGAACAGGAATAGTGTTAGCCACTCAGAATAAAGACTTGTTAGGAAAAAACTTAAATCCTGATAGAGTGAATACAAATGCAGATACTAAAGATCAGAAAGTAGAAGATGCTTTTAGTGATAAAAATGAGATGTCTTGGGTGAAACCATTATTAGAAGGTAAGTCAAATTTTGTTCAAGTTAAGTTTAATGGAACAAATAAATTTATATATTATATAAGTAATGAGAAGTCTGGTTGGAAGCTGCTGGGTATGATGGACACAAGTGAAGTATATTCAAAAGTACTTTCTAATGTACTAATATTGGGTGGATTCTTTGTGCTATTTATTTTAGCTGCTTTGATGGTTGGATTATGGATTTCTAAGAGTTTAACAAGGCCGATTAATCATTTGAAAGAGGCTATGAAAAAAGGTGAAGCAGGTGATTTAACTGTAGTAACTAGCATAAATAGTTCTGATGAACTTGGTGAATTAGGCGGTAGATTTTCTAATATGATTAGTAGTGTTAAAAATCTAGTAATGTCAGTGAAAAGTTCCGCTGATAATGTACTAAGTTTTTCGGAAGATCTTACTAAGCGAGCAGAGGAGGTTACATCTTCTTCAGAAGAAATAGCGAGAGTTATAGATGAAATTTCAAAAGGTGTTCAAGAACAAGCTTATGAAGTAGATAAAGCATCTGAGATTGCAACAGAGTTTAACAACAATCTATCTAAAATTAAAGATTATAATAATAAGATAAACATAGAAAGTAAAGAGATGGAATCTAGTAGTGAAAAGACAATGGTTGCGTTTAAGGAGCTAAAAGCAAAAAATGAAAGCACTATAAACGGAGTTTCTCATATATCTGAAAGTATCGGAGTTTTAGTTAAGGAAACTGAAGATATTGGTCAGATATTGAGTACAATACTAAATATTGCATCTCAAACTAACTTACTAGCTTTAAATGCTGCTATAGAAGCCGCAAGAGCAGGGGAATCAGGAAAAGGATTTGCTGTAGTTGCTGAAGAAGTTAGAATGCTTGCAGAACAATCTGGTGAATCTGCTGTAAATATAAGAAACATAATAACTAGAGTTATAGATACTACTAAAACAGCTGCTGTTAGTATGGATAATATTAAAGCTGATGTAGAAAAACAAAATTCTGCAATGTCTACTACTGAGCAAAGTTTTGTTAGTTTAAGTGAATCCATTGAGAGTATAATAGAAAAAATCACATCAATGAATCAAAGTATAGAATTAATGTTAACTAACAGTGGCATACTTACTTCAAATATACATAACATCTCCTTCGTATCTGAGCAGTCGGCAGCTGCTGCAGAAGAAGTTAACGCTAGCGTATCTAACCAATTAAATGATATGCAAAACGTAAAAGCGCAAGCAGATGAGCTTTATAATCTAGCTCAAGCATTGGAGAAGCTTATAGAAAAGTTTCAAGTTTAA
- a CDS encoding tRNA dihydrouridine synthase has translation MKYYLAPMEGITGYIYRNTYEKFFHNIDKYFTPFIVANKGLSLKTRELRDVLPENNKGMNIVPQILTNDSEAFINTTKKLQQLGYNEVNLNLGCPAGTVVKKNRGSGFLAIREELDIFLSEIYKMDDVKISIKTRIGKDSPEEFYELIKIYNKYPIEELIIHPRTQKDFYGNKPNLEVFKDALASSTNPLCYNGDIFTVDDYNSITEAFPEVKTVMLGRGILANPGLMDLITNQTKTDKKVLKDFHDEIFKQYIELFNEDRNAIFRMKELWGYMCHIFSDNKKYIKRIRKSEKLNDYNEAVQSLFEEQEIIEGAGLFYNQDQRVL, from the coding sequence ATGAAATACTACTTAGCACCAATGGAAGGTATCACTGGATACATATATAGAAATACTTATGAAAAGTTCTTTCATAATATAGATAAATATTTTACACCATTTATCGTTGCAAATAAGGGGTTAAGTCTTAAAACTAGAGAATTAAGGGATGTATTACCTGAAAATAATAAAGGAATGAACATAGTTCCTCAAATACTTACTAATGATTCAGAAGCTTTCATTAATACTACTAAAAAACTACAACAGTTAGGGTATAATGAAGTTAATTTAAATTTAGGATGTCCTGCTGGAACAGTGGTGAAAAAAAACAGGGGATCAGGATTTTTAGCTATAAGAGAAGAACTTGATATATTTTTAAGTGAAATATACAAAATGGATGATGTGAAAATCTCTATAAAAACTAGAATAGGAAAGGATAGTCCGGAAGAATTTTATGAGTTAATAAAAATCTACAATAAATATCCTATAGAAGAATTAATTATTCATCCGAGAACGCAAAAGGATTTTTATGGCAATAAGCCTAATCTAGAGGTCTTTAAGGATGCTTTGGCTTCAAGTACTAATCCATTATGCTATAACGGAGATATTTTTACTGTTGATGACTACAATAGTATAACAGAAGCTTTTCCAGAAGTGAAAACAGTAATGCTTGGAAGAGGTATACTAGCTAATCCAGGGTTAATGGATTTGATAACAAACCAAACTAAGACAGATAAAAAAGTATTGAAAGATTTTCATGATGAAATTTTTAAGCAATATATAGAGTTATTTAATGAAGATAGAAATGCGATATTTAGAATGAAAGAACTATGGGGGTATATGTGCCATATATTCTCTGATAATAAAAAGTATATTAAAAGAATAAGAAAATCAGAAAAGTTAAATGACTATAATGAAGCTGTCCAAAGTTTGTTCGAAGAGCAAGAGATTATAGAAGGAGCGGGATTATTTTATAATCAAGATCAAAGAGTATTATAA